The following are encoded in a window of Natronoarchaeum philippinense genomic DNA:
- a CDS encoding VirB4 family type IV secretion system protein, which yields MIRSLLSSIRPGVSADPDDADETTDQDTATTEDASEETSETTERSPSRTDTTVEYDPSQRPLTDVSATHQSVVAPSSIEERANAVRTGDHWTKTLWITEFPDAPTDGLYETLYSSPETRTTDISIHLDPRETHATLDSLENQIEDLEADYEYLNEKRRAGARGVRKDLDDYRELYDVLRNTSTRAFDASMYLTARGDAPEEVDTRSVEQLARSSPANLTPVTPRWSQLDTLTSASPVGVDQLNHSLDAKTPMLSGAVGAMFPFVAGTFAEPGIEYGTYALNESPMILDRFNRETGYCTMVIGKLGAGKSFSTKLQLVRRAMYDPDTVIVMLDPLAGFAGVNDALGGERITVGGTRGFNPLDIQATPEHVLQSVSDLDPWAEQISWVLTFFETFFTHVATNPLAERKQTLRRAVQVAYERYGITRDPETHGNDSPTIRDVIGVLETFLENPSEFGYATDAERESVKDDAKSLLKDLRPSFSENGDLSNLAQPTSFDLDSPVIYLDLHQDEGTRGRSETSLMMQVLFNAVYERAKGTEKNVIFAIDEAHYLMADATSLSFLETAVRHSRHYDLSLHFITQTGGEFSLTPEARTIASLCSMTLLHRVDEEAGKLAEWFGLSEREVNWIRTAKAGNDEDGYSEALLGIDEEGWFPLRVRASEYEANVISR from the coding sequence ATGATCCGCTCACTGCTATCGTCGATTCGGCCGGGTGTGTCGGCCGATCCAGACGATGCCGACGAGACTACCGACCAAGACACCGCGACAACCGAGGATGCCTCTGAGGAGACGAGCGAGACCACCGAACGTTCTCCGTCTCGCACTGACACCACGGTCGAGTACGACCCGAGCCAGCGCCCGCTCACGGACGTGTCCGCGACGCATCAATCGGTCGTCGCACCGTCGAGTATCGAGGAACGTGCAAACGCCGTCAGAACGGGCGACCACTGGACGAAGACGCTCTGGATCACCGAGTTTCCGGACGCCCCGACCGACGGCCTCTACGAGACGCTCTATTCCTCACCCGAGACGAGAACGACCGACATCTCGATCCATCTCGACCCGCGCGAGACACACGCCACGCTCGACTCACTGGAGAACCAGATCGAGGACCTCGAAGCGGATTATGAGTATCTGAACGAAAAGCGCAGGGCGGGTGCCCGTGGCGTCAGGAAGGATCTCGACGACTACCGCGAACTCTACGACGTGCTTCGGAATACGTCGACGCGGGCCTTTGACGCCTCGATGTATCTCACGGCTCGCGGGGACGCCCCCGAGGAGGTCGATACGCGATCGGTCGAACAGCTCGCACGAAGCTCGCCGGCGAATCTCACGCCCGTGACGCCGCGGTGGTCCCAACTCGACACGCTCACGTCGGCAAGTCCCGTCGGCGTCGATCAACTCAATCACTCGCTCGACGCGAAGACGCCGATGCTCAGCGGCGCCGTCGGCGCGATGTTCCCCTTCGTCGCGGGGACGTTCGCCGAACCCGGCATCGAGTACGGGACATATGCGCTCAACGAGAGCCCGATGATTCTCGATCGGTTCAACCGCGAAACCGGCTACTGTACGATGGTCATCGGGAAACTCGGCGCCGGGAAATCGTTCTCGACGAAACTTCAACTCGTCCGTCGAGCGATGTACGATCCGGACACCGTGATCGTCATGCTCGATCCCCTTGCTGGCTTTGCCGGCGTCAACGATGCGTTGGGTGGCGAACGTATCACCGTCGGCGGGACGCGTGGATTCAACCCGCTCGATATACAGGCGACGCCCGAGCACGTCCTGCAGTCGGTGTCTGACTTGGATCCGTGGGCCGAACAGATTTCGTGGGTACTCACGTTCTTCGAGACGTTCTTCACCCACGTCGCTACGAACCCACTCGCCGAGCGAAAGCAGACGCTGCGCCGGGCAGTGCAAGTCGCCTACGAGCGGTATGGGATCACACGCGATCCAGAGACCCACGGCAACGACTCACCGACGATCAGGGATGTCATCGGCGTCCTCGAAACGTTCCTCGAGAACCCCAGTGAGTTCGGATATGCGACTGACGCCGAACGAGAAAGCGTCAAGGACGACGCCAAATCGCTGTTGAAGGATCTCCGGCCCTCCTTTTCCGAGAACGGCGACCTCTCCAATCTCGCCCAACCGACATCGTTCGACCTCGACTCGCCAGTGATCTACCTCGACCTCCACCAGGACGAAGGAACCCGTGGGCGCTCTGAGACGAGTCTGATGATGCAGGTGCTGTTCAACGCCGTCTACGAGCGTGCGAAGGGCACCGAGAAGAACGTCATCTTCGCCATCGACGAGGCCCACTATCTGATGGCCGATGCGACATCGTTGTCGTTCTTAGAGACCGCAGTTCGACACTCTCGCCACTACGACCTCTCCTTGCACTTCATTACGCAGACTGGCGGCGAGTTCTCCTTGACGCCGGAGGCGCGCACGATTGCCAGTCTCTGTTCGATGACGCTGTTGCATCGCGTCGACGAGGAAGCCGGGAAGTTGGCTGAGTGGTTCGGGTTGAGTGAGCGCGAGGTGAACTGGATTCGGACTGCCAAGGCAGGGAATGATGAAGACGGATATTCGGAGGCGTTGCTGGGGATCGACGAGGAGGGGTGGTTTCCGCTACGGGTTCGTGCCAGTGAGTACGAGGCGAACGTGATCAGTAGGTGA
- a CDS encoding SDR family oxidoreductase: MQILVTGGAGFIGGHLAESFAGAGHDVTVLDNLDPYYDTGIKQHNIDASQQAANNSGGSYEFVEGSVTDQDTVTDLVDDTDAIYHQAAQAGVRTSVDNPRKPHDINVDGTLNVLDAARDSDIERVVLASSSSVYGKPEYLPYDEDHPTNPVSPYGVSKLAAEQYARVYAELYDLPTVSLRYFTVYGPRMRPNMAMTNFVSRCLNGKPPVIYGDGEQTRDFTYIDDIVRVNQQLLTDDSADGEIINVGSTDNIDIETLAEVVQDELAPELELEYDEARTGDAEHTHANVSKANALLGYEPTVDIREGVAQFIEWYQDNREWYEPLVLNS, translated from the coding sequence ATGCAAATTCTCGTCACGGGCGGCGCGGGCTTCATCGGCGGCCATCTCGCCGAGTCCTTCGCCGGCGCGGGCCACGATGTCACCGTTCTCGACAACCTCGATCCCTACTACGATACGGGCATCAAGCAACACAATATCGACGCCTCACAACAGGCAGCGAACAACTCAGGGGGCAGTTACGAGTTCGTAGAGGGCAGCGTCACCGACCAAGACACCGTCACTGACCTCGTCGACGATACCGACGCGATCTACCACCAGGCCGCACAGGCCGGCGTCCGGACGAGCGTCGACAACCCCCGCAAACCGCACGATATCAACGTCGACGGGACGCTCAACGTCCTCGACGCCGCACGCGACAGCGACATCGAACGTGTCGTACTCGCCAGTTCCTCTTCTGTGTACGGCAAACCCGAATACCTCCCCTACGACGAGGACCACCCGACGAATCCGGTCAGTCCCTACGGCGTCTCGAAGCTCGCGGCCGAGCAGTACGCGCGCGTCTACGCCGAACTGTACGACCTCCCGACCGTCTCGCTGCGCTACTTCACCGTCTATGGCCCACGAATGCGCCCGAATATGGCGATGACGAACTTCGTCTCGCGCTGCCTGAACGGGAAACCGCCCGTGATCTACGGCGATGGCGAGCAGACGCGCGATTTCACGTACATCGACGATATCGTCCGGGTCAATCAGCAACTCCTGACCGACGACAGCGCCGACGGCGAGATCATAAACGTCGGCAGCACGGACAACATCGACATCGAGACGCTCGCGGAAGTGGTTCAGGACGAGCTCGCACCCGAACTCGAACTGGAGTACGACGAAGCCCGAACGGGCGACGCCGAGCACACCCACGCCAACGTCTCGAAGGCTAACGCCCTGCTTGGCTACGAGCCGACCGTCGACATCCGCGAGGGGGTCGCGCAGTTCATCGAGTGGTATCAGGACAACCGCGAGTGGTACGAGCCGCTCGTGCTGAACTCATAA
- a CDS encoding DUF4330 family protein, protein MKILDENGNLFGRVNVVDALVVLVVLAVATAGATLVLGVSSEPTGGADGDSTPNTTIRYATLDLGNQPDEIVDGLETGDNMDVNGPSNLTITDVHATPVANIGNNKDTHLTIRARLTGTENSDGFVFGEKRLQLGQSLTLDTSDYSVKGSVTALASENGSIEIDRTPVVLETKLDAATSEAIEVGDEHRLKNETIATVRNVTAYPIAENTRRVFVGLELATIERGDAPSYAGQEVSLGTNVAFRTDAYDLAGTVVRRGSTVEYGDPTTTTATLQLESISPEFAESLEAGMAEAERNETLATIQSVGIQPAGVILKSNDGNIYLRDHPTKKDVTLTVELTTRQTDSTLRFHGRPIQEGNTITLDLPDRTFDAEITEFQ, encoded by the coding sequence ATGAAGATCCTCGACGAGAACGGCAATCTCTTCGGCCGTGTCAACGTCGTCGACGCGCTCGTCGTGCTGGTAGTCCTCGCTGTGGCAACCGCCGGCGCGACGCTTGTACTCGGTGTCAGCTCCGAGCCAACTGGCGGTGCAGACGGCGATTCGACGCCGAACACCACGATCCGATACGCGACGCTTGATCTCGGCAATCAGCCGGACGAAATTGTCGATGGCCTCGAGACAGGCGATAACATGGATGTCAACGGGCCCAGCAACCTCACGATCACTGACGTACATGCGACGCCGGTCGCCAATATCGGGAACAACAAAGATACACATCTGACCATCCGCGCGAGACTCACCGGCACCGAGAATAGCGACGGATTCGTCTTCGGGGAAAAACGGCTTCAGCTCGGACAGAGTCTCACGCTCGACACAAGTGACTACTCGGTCAAGGGCAGCGTCACCGCACTCGCCTCCGAAAACGGATCGATCGAGATCGACCGGACGCCCGTCGTGCTTGAGACGAAACTCGATGCCGCTACTTCCGAGGCGATCGAGGTCGGCGACGAACACCGACTGAAAAATGAGACGATCGCTACGGTACGAAACGTCACCGCCTATCCCATAGCCGAGAACACCCGCCGGGTGTTCGTCGGGCTCGAACTCGCAACGATCGAACGCGGAGACGCTCCGTCGTACGCCGGTCAAGAAGTTAGTCTTGGAACAAACGTCGCATTCCGAACTGACGCGTACGACCTAGCCGGAACTGTGGTCCGACGCGGAAGCACCGTAGAATACGGCGACCCAACCACGACAACCGCGACACTCCAACTCGAAAGCATCAGTCCCGAATTCGCAGAGAGTTTGGAGGCAGGAATGGCCGAAGCTGAGCGAAATGAGACGCTGGCGACGATCCAGAGCGTCGGTATCCAGCCCGCGGGAGTCATACTGAAGAGTAACGACGGCAACATCTACCTGCGCGATCACCCCACCAAAAAGGACGTCACGCTCACGGTCGAGTTGACGACGCGACAGACAGACTCTACGCTGCGCTTCCACGGTCGCCCGATTCAGGAAGGCAACACAATCACACTTGACCTTCCGGATCGGACGTTCGACGCCGAGATCACCGAGTTCCAGTAA
- a CDS encoding sugar transferase — protein sequence MTGALLLTVGAVFVSNTPALQELATASVPLMSRFSPVSQNGVPFVQTLSLTALVVLASLLPLYRPRPRRSLDTVSISLKRVVVAGLALATVGFFDWVSGIPRTTLLLTVSALSVAIPAWFVWIHRWPHGDAERVLIVGDDPNQISTLSAETSLPLLGYLSPTSVFASGDGTATENVTASKAIADGGVEDLERLGGLSRLEDALVDLDIDTVVLAFHEPDRAECFGVLDTCHEYGVTAKVHREFADTILTEEDAVGTLADVELEPWNAQDYLFKRVFDIAFAGTALVVLSPMIGLIILAINFEGEGPVFFNQERTCLYGNTFTVRKFRTLKPVDDDVDLDIDQDRRTPLGEFLRTTHFDEIPQLWSILVGDMSVVGPRPAITELEPEYEAEADAWRQRWFVKPGLTGRAQINDATGHEPKKKLQHDLQYVRNQSFFYDLRIVVRQISKVVADLVSFGGSN from the coding sequence GTGACCGGAGCGCTGTTGCTTACTGTTGGGGCCGTTTTCGTCTCGAATACGCCCGCTTTGCAGGAACTCGCAACGGCGTCCGTCCCGCTGATGAGTCGGTTCAGTCCAGTCTCTCAGAACGGTGTTCCTTTCGTCCAAACGCTCTCACTGACGGCTCTCGTGGTTCTCGCCAGTCTGCTCCCGCTGTATCGGCCTCGCCCACGGCGGAGTCTCGACACAGTTTCCATCTCGCTCAAGCGGGTCGTCGTCGCCGGCCTCGCGCTTGCGACGGTGGGCTTTTTCGACTGGGTGTCCGGCATTCCACGGACGACCCTTCTCCTCACCGTCAGTGCGCTGTCGGTCGCCATCCCTGCGTGGTTCGTGTGGATCCACCGATGGCCACACGGCGATGCCGAACGCGTCTTGATCGTCGGTGACGATCCTAATCAGATCTCGACGCTTTCGGCCGAAACGTCACTGCCGCTACTAGGGTATCTTTCCCCGACGAGCGTGTTCGCCAGCGGCGATGGGACAGCCACCGAGAACGTCACAGCATCGAAGGCTATCGCTGACGGCGGCGTGGAAGATCTTGAACGACTTGGTGGCCTGTCTCGACTTGAAGACGCACTCGTGGATCTTGATATCGACACCGTCGTGTTGGCCTTCCACGAACCCGACCGAGCCGAGTGTTTCGGGGTGCTCGATACCTGCCACGAGTACGGCGTCACAGCGAAGGTCCACCGCGAGTTCGCCGACACGATACTGACCGAAGAGGATGCTGTCGGTACGCTGGCCGATGTCGAACTGGAACCGTGGAACGCACAGGACTACCTGTTCAAGCGGGTGTTCGACATTGCGTTCGCTGGAACTGCGCTGGTGGTGCTCTCTCCGATGATTGGCCTCATCATTCTGGCGATCAATTTCGAAGGTGAGGGGCCAGTTTTCTTCAATCAAGAACGAACTTGCCTATACGGAAATACGTTCACAGTCCGAAAGTTTCGAACACTCAAGCCAGTTGACGACGATGTCGACCTCGATATTGACCAAGACAGGCGCACTCCTCTCGGAGAATTCCTCCGAACAACGCACTTCGACGAGATTCCTCAGCTGTGGTCGATTTTAGTCGGCGACATGAGTGTTGTCGGACCACGTCCTGCGATCACCGAACTGGAACCAGAGTACGAAGCCGAGGCTGATGCGTGGCGACAGCGGTGGTTCGTGAAACCTGGCCTGACTGGTCGTGCTCAAATCAACGATGCCACCGGTCACGAGCCAAAAAAGAAACTTCAACACGATCTCCAGTACGTACGGAATCAGTCGTTCTTTTACGACCTTCGGATCGTCGTGCGACAGATCTCGAAGGTGGTTGCCGATCTTGTCTCGTTTGGTGGTTCTAATTAA
- a CDS encoding NAD-dependent epimerase/dehydratase family protein, with protein sequence MQEIAPEGQRILVTGGAGFIGSHLVDALVENNDVRVLDNLSTGQRDNVHSEATLVEGDIRDGETLETALSDIDLVFHEAAQVSVQRSVEVPEKSFEINTRPTLQILERARTDDIRVILASSCAIYGDPDYVPIDEEHPPSPSSPYGLEKLTIDRYARLYNDLYGVETVALRYFNVYGPRQTAGDYSGVISIFVDQATEGDDITVEGDGEQTRDFVHVDDVVRANLLAARTDAVGEAFNIGTGSSVTIRELSDMIQEVAKSNSDIVHVDPRSGDIGESRAEIDKAQTKLGFDPRTTLREGLESLIDE encoded by the coding sequence ATGCAGGAAATCGCCCCAGAGGGGCAACGAATTCTTGTTACGGGAGGAGCTGGATTCATCGGAAGCCATCTCGTTGATGCGCTCGTCGAGAACAACGACGTTCGCGTGCTCGATAACCTCTCGACCGGTCAGAGGGACAACGTTCATTCAGAGGCTACATTAGTCGAAGGCGATATCCGAGACGGAGAAACGCTCGAAACCGCGCTCTCGGACATCGACCTCGTCTTCCACGAAGCAGCACAGGTGAGCGTTCAGCGATCTGTCGAAGTTCCCGAAAAGAGCTTCGAGATCAACACTCGGCCGACACTTCAGATTCTCGAGCGAGCACGAACAGACGATATCAGAGTGATACTTGCCTCCAGTTGCGCGATTTATGGCGACCCCGACTACGTGCCGATCGACGAGGAGCATCCGCCCTCACCCAGTTCGCCGTACGGACTGGAAAAGCTGACTATCGATCGGTATGCCCGACTCTATAACGACCTCTACGGTGTCGAGACGGTTGCACTCCGCTACTTCAACGTGTACGGCCCTCGTCAGACAGCAGGAGATTACAGCGGCGTGATCAGCATCTTCGTCGATCAAGCAACAGAGGGAGACGACATTACAGTAGAAGGCGACGGAGAACAGACGAGAGACTTCGTACACGTCGACGACGTAGTTCGCGCAAATCTACTCGCAGCACGAACCGACGCGGTCGGTGAAGCATTCAACATCGGTACTGGTTCTAGCGTCACGATTCGAGAACTGTCTGACATGATTCAAGAGGTCGCTAAGTCGAATTCTGATATCGTTCACGTCGATCCGCGTTCTGGAGATATCGGTGAAAGCAGAGCAGAGATCGACAAAGCACAGACAAAGCTCGGATTCGATCCAAGGACGACTCTGAGAGAAGGGTTAGAGTCGCTTATCGACGAGTAA
- a CDS encoding nucleotide sugar dehydrogenase, producing the protein MNGVRDRIIRADATVAVVGLGYVGLPLACHFSEAGFDVVGFDIDLDRVEQLRDGTSYVEDIDDETVQQAIDQGFEPTTYANALEESDAFLVAVPTGVEQSEPDMSAVRKATKSVAENAPDREVLFVGCSTVYPGATEEIIRPTLRENGRRPGEDTLVAFAPERINPGGSYDFEEIPIVVGGDSDEERDAATTLLEAVVEETVPVESTGAAELTKVVENTYRMVNIALVNEVAKHAEEIGIDARGAIEAAGTKPFGFQAFSPGPGVGGHCIPVDPQFLTWQGRQDGRKLDLVEQAHAINESMPNHVVDSVETALAARGQSLDGSSLLVLGVSYKPNVGDVRNSPALDITNSLSSRGATTKLVDPQVDRVTIDGATIEPDNQIDPETVQEVDTVLLLVDHDTFEYETISGAELVVDTQAVIPDEFGGAVVRLGDGRTTEWRSEQVSTAPQTSSK; encoded by the coding sequence ATGAACGGCGTCCGGGATCGGATCATTCGTGCCGACGCGACAGTCGCAGTTGTCGGTCTCGGATACGTCGGTCTCCCGCTCGCGTGTCACTTCTCGGAGGCCGGCTTCGATGTCGTCGGATTCGACATCGATCTCGACCGCGTCGAACAGCTACGTGACGGCACCTCGTACGTCGAAGACATCGACGACGAGACAGTACAGCAGGCGATCGATCAGGGGTTCGAGCCCACGACGTACGCGAATGCTCTCGAAGAATCAGACGCATTCCTCGTTGCCGTACCGACAGGCGTAGAACAGTCAGAGCCAGATATGAGCGCTGTACGGAAGGCAACAAAGAGCGTTGCAGAAAATGCTCCCGACCGCGAGGTGCTGTTCGTTGGCTGTAGTACCGTGTATCCCGGAGCAACCGAGGAGATCATCCGACCGACTCTCCGTGAAAACGGCCGGAGGCCTGGAGAAGACACGCTCGTCGCGTTCGCGCCTGAACGAATCAATCCTGGCGGATCGTACGACTTCGAAGAAATTCCCATTGTGGTTGGAGGGGACTCCGACGAGGAACGAGACGCTGCGACGACGCTGCTTGAGGCCGTCGTCGAAGAGACGGTTCCAGTCGAGTCGACTGGCGCGGCCGAGCTGACAAAGGTCGTTGAAAATACCTACCGAATGGTGAACATTGCGCTGGTCAACGAGGTCGCAAAGCACGCCGAGGAGATTGGGATCGACGCCCGTGGAGCGATCGAAGCCGCCGGAACGAAGCCGTTTGGCTTTCAAGCGTTCTCCCCGGGCCCCGGCGTCGGCGGTCACTGCATCCCGGTCGACCCGCAATTCCTTACTTGGCAAGGCCGCCAAGACGGTCGGAAGCTCGATCTGGTCGAACAAGCACACGCTATCAACGAATCGATGCCGAATCACGTCGTCGACAGCGTCGAAACCGCTCTTGCAGCACGGGGACAGTCGCTGGACGGGTCATCTCTGCTGGTTCTCGGTGTTAGCTACAAACCGAATGTCGGTGACGTTCGGAACTCGCCAGCGCTCGATATTACTAATTCGTTGTCAAGTCGTGGAGCGACCACAAAACTGGTTGATCCACAGGTTGACCGAGTTACAATCGACGGGGCGACTATCGAACCCGATAATCAAATAGATCCTGAGACAGTCCAAGAAGTAGACACCGTACTGCTCCTTGTCGATCACGATACATTCGAGTACGAGACAATCAGTGGTGCCGAACTCGTAGTGGATACACAAGCGGTGATACCTGACGAATTCGGCGGGGCTGTCGTCCGGTTGGGAGACGGTCGCACTACCGAGTGGCGTTCTGAACAGGTCTCGACTGCACCGCAGACATCATCAAAGTGA
- a CDS encoding NAD-dependent epimerase/dehydratase family protein, protein MATLITGGGGFIGSHLVDLLREETNESIIILDNFSTGTKDNIAGFDRVEVINGSVCESDIVDGAVSRATEVYHLAAAVGVEKIVDNPLDSLQTNLEGTENVLEAAAEHQVPTFIASSSEVYGKSTAVPFAESDNRILGPTTSPRWSYASAKAVDEAYGLAYHDAEDLPVVVGRYFNIVGPRQSGQYGMVIPTFVEQALAGEPLTVYGDGTQTRSFTHVEEAVRATYELLHDPDAHGEVFNVGAPQPTSINDLAERVIELTGSESEIEHIPYEVAYDEDFEEPQQREPDVSQLEATLGWRPETELDRILEDVIEERREPTVPEAAE, encoded by the coding sequence ATGGCTACTCTTATTACCGGAGGAGGGGGTTTCATTGGCTCCCACCTTGTCGACTTATTACGCGAAGAAACTAACGAATCCATTATTATTCTTGATAATTTTTCTACCGGAACAAAAGATAATATTGCCGGATTCGACCGTGTTGAAGTCATCAACGGTAGCGTCTGTGAATCAGATATCGTCGATGGCGCCGTATCACGAGCGACTGAAGTGTATCATCTCGCTGCTGCGGTCGGTGTCGAGAAGATTGTCGACAATCCTCTCGATTCGCTCCAGACGAATCTGGAGGGGACCGAAAACGTCCTCGAAGCCGCTGCCGAGCATCAGGTCCCGACGTTCATCGCATCGTCGTCAGAAGTGTACGGTAAATCGACTGCAGTCCCGTTTGCCGAATCCGACAACCGCATCCTCGGACCGACGACGAGCCCGCGGTGGAGTTACGCTTCCGCGAAGGCCGTCGACGAGGCCTACGGGCTGGCATATCACGACGCCGAAGACCTGCCGGTCGTCGTCGGTCGATACTTCAACATCGTCGGGCCGCGCCAATCCGGCCAATACGGCATGGTGATTCCGACGTTCGTCGAGCAGGCCCTCGCGGGCGAGCCACTGACTGTCTACGGTGACGGCACGCAGACGCGTAGTTTCACCCACGTCGAGGAGGCCGTTCGCGCGACCTACGAGCTGCTGCACGACCCCGACGCCCACGGCGAGGTGTTCAACGTCGGCGCACCACAACCGACGAGCATCAACGACCTCGCAGAGCGCGTGATCGAACTCACGGGCTCAGAGTCCGAGATCGAACACATTCCCTACGAGGTCGCCTACGACGAGGACTTCGAGGAGCCCCAGCAGCGAGAGCCCGACGTATCGCAGCTCGAAGCGACGCTCGGCTGGCGTCCCGAGACGGAGCTCGATCGCATCCTCGAAGACGTCATCGAAGAACGCCGAGAGCCGACGGTTCCGGAGGCAGCAGAATGA
- a CDS encoding glycosyltransferase family 4 protein yields the protein MSSNPRIFHLITRLIGGGAVNGLIPIATELDGYNVTVGYGSEVDHQYVELLQKEGADTKQFNLIRHYNPITAAPAVLSVANFIRQNDFDIVHTHSTEAGIIGRAAARLAGTSNVVHTIHGVPFSEDRNNLLNWFVERSEVAAAPWTDAIISIADIISEEYLSRGIGRPEQYQTIRYGIDLDKFSSGYPASDLPDSEVQVLMVSRLARGKGFEVLLDATEELAVDGVSILIAGDGPLSDELSSEIEARGLEETVHLLGYRDDIPAVMAACDMLVLPSFREGTPFVIIEAMAAGLPVVATDIAGIPEQVDPETNGILIEPGNTNALSDAIARLATSPELRERFGMASRKRAQQFSMTRMQDDYASVYADLLDSNR from the coding sequence ATGTCGTCGAATCCACGTATTTTTCATCTTATTACGAGACTTATCGGCGGAGGCGCAGTTAATGGTCTCATACCAATTGCTACCGAATTGGACGGATACAACGTCACTGTCGGGTACGGGTCTGAGGTTGATCACCAGTACGTCGAACTTCTTCAGAAAGAAGGCGCCGACACTAAACAGTTCAACCTGATCAGGCATTACAATCCGATTACGGCAGCGCCTGCAGTGCTTTCTGTGGCCAACTTCATTCGCCAGAACGACTTTGATATCGTTCACACTCACAGTACTGAAGCCGGAATTATCGGACGGGCAGCAGCTAGACTCGCTGGGACATCAAATGTGGTCCACACCATCCATGGTGTGCCATTCTCAGAGGACCGAAATAACCTCCTCAACTGGTTTGTCGAACGCTCCGAGGTTGCTGCAGCTCCTTGGACCGATGCGATAATATCAATAGCCGATATTATCTCTGAGGAGTACCTTTCCCGTGGGATCGGTCGCCCCGAACAGTATCAAACGATTCGGTATGGGATCGATCTCGACAAGTTTAGCAGCGGTTATCCAGCATCAGATCTTCCAGACTCGGAGGTCCAAGTACTGATGGTCAGCCGGCTAGCTCGTGGGAAAGGGTTTGAGGTCCTCCTCGATGCCACCGAAGAGCTTGCTGTGGATGGTGTTTCTATTTTGATTGCCGGTGATGGGCCATTGTCTGACGAACTTTCGTCCGAAATTGAGGCGCGCGGACTTGAGGAAACAGTCCACTTGCTTGGTTACCGCGACGACATACCTGCTGTCATGGCCGCTTGCGATATGCTGGTGCTCCCGTCATTTCGGGAAGGCACGCCGTTCGTCATTATCGAGGCGATGGCAGCCGGGTTACCGGTTGTGGCGACCGACATCGCTGGAATTCCGGAACAGGTAGATCCCGAAACAAATGGTATTCTGATCGAACCTGGAAACACAAACGCTCTCTCAGACGCAATTGCCCGCCTTGCTACCTCTCCAGAGTTACGTGAGCGCTTTGGCATGGCCAGTCGGAAGCGAGCACAACAGTTCTCTATGACTCGGATGCAGGACGATTACGCATCGGTATATGCTGACCTTTTGGATTCGAATCGGTGA
- a CDS encoding polysaccharide deacetylase family protein, which yields MGTFVVSLDTEFSWGCFDTGDVDRYKQAYRNTRSAITSLCDLFDQYEVPATWALVMHLLEDCSGHEEMISPEIDRVDDWFDASPCSSGIEKELWYAPDVLTELRSREVDHEIGLHGYSHMILGEPGCTREAAEAEIQKAVAVAEEAGISPQTFIFPRNKIGHIDILAEHGIQSYRGKDDRWYEYRIPGPLRRPLRFGDEFFCRTPPVVTPQKKSGLVEVPGSQIFRPVNDKWQYTPARTQVKRAKKGLDRAAKTGKIFHLWFHPFNVATELERHLQLFEEVLKYAAQLRSEGKIQVQTMADLAERA from the coding sequence ATGGGAACATTCGTCGTCTCGCTGGATACCGAGTTCAGTTGGGGCTGCTTCGACACAGGAGATGTCGATCGTTACAAACAGGCCTATAGAAACACTCGAAGCGCCATTACCAGTCTCTGTGACCTTTTTGATCAGTACGAGGTTCCGGCAACTTGGGCACTCGTAATGCACCTGTTGGAAGATTGCTCCGGACACGAAGAGATGATATCTCCGGAGATAGATCGGGTTGATGATTGGTTCGATGCTTCTCCTTGCAGCTCAGGTATCGAGAAGGAACTTTGGTATGCCCCAGATGTCCTAACCGAGTTGAGATCCCGTGAAGTGGACCACGAAATCGGTCTTCACGGATACTCACACATGATCCTAGGAGAGCCAGGCTGCACACGTGAGGCAGCAGAAGCAGAGATACAAAAGGCTGTAGCGGTCGCTGAGGAGGCGGGAATTTCGCCACAGACGTTTATTTTTCCCAGAAACAAAATTGGCCATATAGACATTTTAGCAGAGCATGGGATCCAGAGCTACCGTGGTAAGGACGACCGTTGGTACGAATATCGCATCCCTGGGCCACTCCGCCGTCCGTTACGATTTGGAGATGAGTTCTTTTGTCGAACTCCACCAGTAGTGACACCTCAGAAAAAATCAGGTTTAGTAGAGGTGCCAGGGTCTCAGATATTCCGACCAGTCAACGATAAGTGGCAATACACACCCGCACGCACACAAGTCAAGCGAGCAAAGAAGGGACTCGATAGAGCTGCCAAAACTGGGAAAATTTTTCATTTATGGTTTCATCCGTTCAACGTCGCTACCGAACTTGAACGGCACTTGCAGTTGTTTGAGGAAGTTCTCAAATATGCGGCGCAGCTTCGTTCCGAAGGGAAAATACAGGTCCAGACTATGGCGGACCTCGCAGAGCGTGCATGA